A portion of the Granulosicoccus antarcticus IMCC3135 genome contains these proteins:
- the pqqA gene encoding pyrroloquinoline quinone precursor peptide PqqA, producing the protein MKWETPKAIDVRFGFEITMYFANR; encoded by the coding sequence ATGAAATGGGAAACACCAAAAGCGATTGATGTGCGATTCGGATTCGAAATCACCATGTACTTCGCTAACCGCTAG